The DNA segment CAACCAAGCGCCACAGCCTTGGCCGCCCTAACGGGAAAAAGCTATCGCCGATACTGACGACGTACAAGGGTAGCCAAACCCAGGGCAAACATAGCCAGAGTTCCCGGCTCAGGTATCGTTTGCGTGTCGCGCAGCTGAATTGAAACCACACGCCCCGATAGCCAGGAATCGTAACAGCAGGGATCGGTACCCGCATCGTAGGTATAGTCAAAATCCATGTCGGCCAGATTCACAGGCGGTACATGCCAATCCGTCGGGAGCTCACCATTGGCGTAGCTTTGGCTGTAATCGAGAAACCCTATCTCCATCTCTTCCCAGATATTACCCGAATGATACTCTCCAACCACATCGACAATGTCACGGGAGCTTTGATGCACCACTGATACTTCAACAGCCCAATCGTAAATCCCTAATCCCGCTACAGTGAAGACCGCTGAGGGGTCCGCGTATCTGTCGACATAGTCATTATCCGGAGAGTTTTCCACCAGACCATTGTCATAGGAAAAGCTACCGCTGAGCTGTGTGCCCGGTTGATAGCTATCATTGATAACATTAGCGTCATCACGATAAATGGTCTCGATTTCGAGGATAAAATCCCAGGTCATAACGGCGGCATTAGCCGAGAACGAAAAACCCAATCCCGCAGCAAATATCATCCCTGAATAAAATTTAACATTGC comes from the Aestuariirhabdus haliotis genome and includes:
- a CDS encoding PEP-CTERM sorting domain-containing protein, coding for MRNVKFYSGMIFAAGLGFSFSANAAVMTWDFILEIETIYRDDANVINDSYQPGTQLSGSFSYDNGLVENSPDNDYVDRYADPSAVFTVAGLGIYDWAVEVSVVHQSSRDIVDVVGEYHSGNIWEEMEIGFLDYSQSYANGELPTDWHVPPVNLADMDFDYTYDAGTDPCCYDSWLSGRVVSIQLRDTQTIPEPGTLAMFALGLATLVRRQYRR